Genomic window (Zingiber officinale cultivar Zhangliang chromosome 2B, Zo_v1.1, whole genome shotgun sequence):
ACGACTTCTAGGTTGAGCCGGACACCGCTTGCTGGCTGAGCCTGATGCAACACGGAATCtgtcataattttaaatattttttaaaaatattttcattttaaACAACGTTAATGAATTTATATTCCTTTAAAACGTGCATCATGTGCACTTTAAGTATTTTGTATTTTGCAGTGATGAATGCAGATCTACTCTGCGATTTTATTCGAATGTTTAGATAAATAAATAATCTAAGATGGAATTATCCTAACTATTCCACAAAGGCGAATAAGTCAGTCCAATAAAATCATTTAATTGTCGTATTAAAattaatcacaaaattaaaaattaattgaaggGAGAACAACAAAATTATTTGGTGCGATGCTTTAGCatcaaaaagaatattttaattttttattaaaaggcATAAATGGTGCCGAATAACTTTTAACCAATAAAGATTGATTCGTACGAAGCCGGGTGGAAGCATCCGACTAATCGCAAGTCCTTTGTCTCTTCACGCCAATTGAAAGAAAACTGACATACAAGCTCCTTAGGTGCAGCGGATTGCAGTATGTTCGGAAAGACATTGAAATTTTAATATAGTATATATTgtatcaaaatataaaaataatattaattttatagtatattaaaaattttggtaTAATATAGTGTtgtattaaaaatttttaatattgcTATCGGTATAaaatttatcttataattttattatatattaaatatttcATATATAATATTTATCCTGTATGAACCTGAAAAGTTAGGAGATGACGATTTCGCTGATCGAATTTCGACTTTGTTTCGCTCTGCAAAACATATAACATCAATGTCAGATCAAAGAAGGGGTCTTAGTATTGAGCCTTTAATACTCAAGTCAATTATTAGAATGTAGAGAAAAGCGGAGCGATAACAGTAGCAACAGTAGAACTCAAGAATAATGTGTATCTCTGTTAATGAAGGActctctttatatagagcccttgTAGACAGTGTATGCGCTTTTCGAGGCAGGGCGCGCTCTCTCATGTGTTCCATGAAAGAGTATTGTCAGGAAAGTATCTCTAACACCATATCTTAACAGGATATGCATATCCCTGATGCGATAGTAGAAAGTTCCATCGTATGATCCGTCTGTCGATCATATCTCGGGTCAGCGACATTATCTCCCAAAAAGATGTCGAGCGATACTACAGTGGTCTCGCTGCTTGACCGAGCGGGGTAGCTTCTTGACCGGGACTCTGCTCCGTCCATGGCCAGGTCCCGTTACTTGGGCGAACAAGATAAACGCTCGGTTTGGACTCCTCCGTTCTGTCAGCTTCCGTGGTTCTTCTATATAGTGATCGTGTAGTAACATATCTTCCCTTTTCAGACCAGCTATGCAGTCTTCCGTGGTTCGAAGTCAGTGATCGGAATGTGGAGAAAAGCGGAGCAACAACAGTAGCAACAGCATAATTCAAGAATAACGTGTACCTCCGGCATTGAAGGACTTCCTTTATATAGAACCCTGGTGGATAGCGTGCATGTTTCTCAAGGCAAGACACGCTCTTCCATGTGCCCCATGAAAGAACATTGTCAAAAAAGTACCTTTTACACCATACCTTAATATGATATGTATATCTCTAACACGACAATAGAAATTTCTACCGTACGATCCATCTGTCGACCATGTCtcgtgtcagcgacactatctcccaaaaggatgtcgaacaATACTACAGTGGCTCCACTGCTTGGCCAAGCGAGGTAGCCTCTCGACCGAGACTCTGCTTCATCCATGGCCAAGTTTCGTTGCTTGGCTGAACGGGATAGATGCTCAACCTGAACTCCTTCGTTCTGTTGGCTTTCGTGGTTCTTCTATGCGGTGACCGTGTAGTAACATATCTCCCCGTTCAGACCAGTTGTGCAGTCTCCCTCGACGTCCTACTGTTCCGTATTGCACATAGATGGTCCTGCGTATCATCTCGATCCGAACTGGGGCTCTGCTCGGACCCTTCTCCTACCGACAAGGGCCTGACCGATCGACCGACCATTGTAATGATCCTCCGTTCTATCCTTTGACACTCGGATATTGACCATCTTGATTTTAACCTCTACCCTGATAGTCGATCATGTGTCAGGTAGACCTCCCTCCTCTGCCGCATCAATTATAATTATTGATAATTTTGAGATATCATTTTATAAATGATAAATTTGAGACGTTGGAGACCGTCCATTACAAATACGATCTACATTCTGGATGAGAAATTTTAGTAGGACCTTAAACTGTCTAAAAAAAAATCTGGCAAACaccaaaaatgaaaaagaaatgcTCCAATTATATTTGGACACGCAATAAACAGGAAGAAATTCTTCTCCTACTCTCAATCCTGAAGTTGACTCCGCTTGTTGCCTCCATGATCTCTTCCATTGTTCATTGTTGTCGCCCATTACTCCTTCCTTCTGCAGATCTAGTTTTTGCCTTCAGTGGAGTAGTTTCTTCCATCTAATTCAGCTTTGGAGCGCTGGAAGTTGGAAAGTTTGCATTTTTTTCTGCTGCTTGTCGCTGGTTAGGAGCCGGAGTCTGCTTCCTGTTTGCTGCGTTGCCGTGGGATAAGGGGGATGGAGAACTACCTGAACGAGAACTTCGGGGGAGTGAAGGCGAAGAACTCGGAGGAGGAGGCGCTGAGGCGATGGCGGAAGCTCTGCAGTGTCGTCAAGAACCCCAAGCGCAGGTTTCGTTTCACCGCCAACCTATCCAAGCGCTCCGAGGCCGAGGCCATGAAGAAAACCAACCAGGTCGGTCCCTTTTTCTTCTCGGCGTGCCCTGGATCTGTTCTACTGTTTCTCTAATTGGTAGTTCCCCGCTAGGATCGGATTAGGGTTTCGATCtctgaccaaaaaaaaaaaaaaaacaaaaggattCTTTCTTTTGCGAACTGAAAAGTGGAGAACTCAAGCTTGGTGAACAACGACCAACATCGGTTTCTTCATCATTTGATGCGTCCGAAAATTTCCATTATTTTCTTGTGGTTCCTCAACAATAATTGCTCATCTGCTCGATGTTTTGGTCTTCCGGTAGTTTACCCTACCGATCCTTGACCTTCCTCCCCATGGCAGAATCTGCTTCATTAGAAGCTTGAGATCTTACTGCACTGCTCAGCTCAGCTCATATGGCTTGTTTGAAATGATAAATTAGCCATTAAACTGACTAGTTGCATTTAACAGGAGAAATTGCGGATTGCTGTTTTGGTTTCAAAAGCTGCACTTCAGTTCATACATGGTGATTTATAATCTCACTTCTAATCTGTGTTTAGTCCATCTATCTAGTTGGTTGATAAAgtgatatttttgtgtttctcAATATGTAAACACAATCTACGTTTCAGGAATTGCTTTACGAAGTGAATATGTAGTACCTGAAGAGGTCAGTGCAGCAGGTTTTCAGATTTGTGCTAATGAATTGGGATCTATTGTCGAAGGCCATGATGTGAAGAAGCTGAAGATGCATGGTGGTGTTGAAGGGATCATAAATAAGCTTAATGCGTCTACGACTGACGGACTTTCTACCACTGGCAACAAGTTAAAGAAGAGGCAGGAGATTTATGGTGTAAATAAGTTCACTGAAAGTGCAGTTCGGAGTTTTTGGGTATTTGTTTGGGAAGCACTTCAGGACACTACATTGATAATTCTTGCGGTGTGTGCCTTTGTCTCTCTAATTGTTGGAATTGCAATGGAAGGATGGCCAAAAGGTGCCCACGATGGCCTTGGAATCGTTGCGAGCATCCTATTGGTTGTGTTTGTGACTGCTATTAGTGACTACAGGCAGTCCTTACAGTTCAAGGATTTGgataaggagaaaaagaagatttCTATCCAAGTGACACGAGATGGTTTCAGACAGAAGATTTCCATTTACGATCTTGTTCCTGGTGATATTGTGCATTTATCGATCGGAGATCAAGTCCCTACTGATGGTCTTTTTATATCTGGATATTCCTTGTTGATCAATGAATCAAGTCTAACAGGTGAGAGTGAACCTGTTTCTGTTAATGCAGCGTACCCTTTTCTTTTATCTGGGACTAAAGTCCAAGATGGGTCATGCAAAATGTTAGTAACCACTGTTGGCATGCGAACCCAATGGGGTAAGCTGCTCGCTACGCTTAGCGAAGGAGGAGATGATGAAACTCCATTACAAGTCAAATTGAATGGAGTTGCAACTATCATTGGAAAAATTGGTTTGTTTTTTGCAGTTATAACATTTGCTGTGCTAGCTCAGAGACTTGTTGCTCGAAAATACCAGGAAGACTTGTTATCGAGCTGGTCTGGTGATGATGCACTGGAGATGCTCGAGTTTTTTGCAATTGCAGTCACTATCGTTGTGGTTGCTGTTCCTGAAGGACTTCCCTTGGCTGTGACATTGAGCCTTGCTTTTGcaatgaagaagatgatgaatgaCAAGGCACTAGTTCGCCACCTCGCAGCTTGTGAGACTATGGGCTCAGCTACAACAATCTGCAGTGACAAAACTGGAACACTAACAACTAACCATATGACTGTGGTGAAAGCCTGTATCTGCAGAAATGTTGTGGAAGTCAGTTCTGAGAAAGATGGTAATGTGAGTTCCCATATAGCAGACGTTGTGCGAAAAACTCTTCTCCAGTCCATTTTCAACAACACCGGTGGTGAGGTTGTGACCAATCAAGAAGGAAAGCTTGAAATCCTGGGAACACCCACAGAAGCTGCACTGTTGGAATTTGGTCTATCACTTGGTGGAGACTTTCATGCTCAAAGACAGGAAACAAAGCTCGTCAAAGTTGAGCCCTTTAATTCCACAAAGAAGAGAATGGGAGTAGTTCTTCAACTTCCCGAAGCAGGATATCGTGCCCACTGCAAAGGTGCTTCTGAAATTATTTTGTCTGCTTGCAACAGTTATGTAGATTCTGCAGGCAATGTCGTACCTCTTGATGATGATGCAATCAATCATCTTAAGAGCACCATTGATAGCTTTGCCAGAGAAGCTCTTCGGACTCTATGCCTTGCTTACAAGGAACTTGGCGATAACTTCTCTGCCAAAGAGCAAATGCCGTTAGAAGAATATACATGCATAGGAATTATAGGAATTAAGGATCCTATTCGTCCAGGCGTGAAGGAGTCTGTTGCAACTTGTAGGGCTGCTGGGATTATTGTTAGAATGGTTACTGGTGACAACATAAATACCGCAAAAGCAATTGCCAGGGAATGTGGTATCCTCACTGATGATGGTATTGCTATAGAAGGTCCTGAATTCCGAGAGAAGAATTTGGAGGAGCTGAATGAATTGATTCCAAAGATTCAGGTAGCTTTCTTGGATTTCTACATTTACTAGTTTTCTATTCAATGATGTTCTATCATAACTAACTGTTAATCTTTTGTTTACCGCAAGGTCATGGCTAGATCGTCGCCAATGGATAAGCATACCTTAGTTAAGCATTTGCGGACCTTGTTCCACGAAGTTGTTGCCGTGACTGGTGATGGCACAAATGATGCCCCTGCACTCCATGAGGCAGATATTGGACTTGCAATGGGCATAGCAGGAACTGAGGTAATTCTTGAATGCTTTTACTTTGTAATATTCGTCCAAAGCACTATGATGCTCCAATTACATCACAATGTTTGGCTtcttttatgcattttagtttTCTTTCGGTCAAGTCAATAGGCAGTTTGTTCTTACACAATTTATCGCTGAGACTACTTCAGGAATAGCAAAATACTAATATCAACACTTTCCTGGACTTACTTGATGCAGGTAGCTAAAGAAAGTGCCGATATCATAATTCTGGATGACAATTTCTCAACAATAGTGACTGTAGCAAAGTGGGGACGGTCCATATATGTCAACATTCAAAAGTTTGTGCAATTTCAGCTCACTGTTAACGTGGTTGCTCTAATTGTTAACTTCTCGTCGGCATGTTGGTCAGGTTAGGCATACTCAGCATGCTTCCAATACTTCTCTATCAACACTTCTGCAATAAGTTTACCATGTTTCCCATTTTTCTTACTATTTCTTTGGACTTCTTCTGTAGGAAGTGCTCCACTCACAGCTGTTCAACTACTTTGGGTGAACATGATTATGGATACTTTGGGAGCATTAGCATTAGCAACTGAGCCACCAAATGATGACTTAATGCGAAGAACACCCGTTGGAAGGACTGGGAAATTCATCACCAATAcaatgtggagaaacatcttgggaCAATCAATCTATCAGTTTATTATCATGTGGTGTCTCCAGACACAAGGAAAAGAGTTATTTAGGCTCAGTGGCCCTGATGCTGATCTCACACTCAACACAATTACATTCAATTCCTTTGTTTTCTGCCAGGTAAACTATCTTTAAAtagacattttatatttatagagCATTCTACTAGTCTTTGTTAGAATTCATGTTGGTCCCAACAAAATTTGTTGCCTGATGCAGGTGTTCAATGAGATCAGCTCAAGAGAGATGGAGAAGATAAATGTATTCAAGGGCATCTTGCAGAATTATGTCTTTCTATGTGTGCTTATGAGCACCATCATCTTCCAATTCGTCATTGTCCAGTTTCTCGGTGACTTTGCGAACACAACGCCACTTACAGCGGCGCAATGGCTCGTGACTGTTTTCATTGGATCCGTAGGAATGCCAATTGCTGCACTCTTCAAGCTGTTACCCGCAAGATCCTGTTAGAGGTCATGCAACAGGAGGTAATTGAATACAAGTAAATTTAGATGCTGTTGTGGAATTTATCCATTCCCTTAATTTTTCAACAAATGAGAATTGACAGAGCAATTTTAGCTCTAAACTCTTCAGTCGTTTAGattttcttgttcttttccttttaaCAGTTGAAAGATTTGTTCAACACTCAATTGAAAATGGAAATTGCTCACGTATTGCTTGACTGAAGACACGTAAGCACAGTAAGAATCTTCTTTGTATTGATTAACTTCGTTATGCTCTTCGAAGAAGAAGAGACAACCACTTTAAAAGTCTAATTACTTGGTCAAACGTTGTTGTTGCTTCTTCCAAGAATTATGATCTTAAACAAGATTCTGCAGTATCTAGATTCTGTCAACTCTAAGAAAGAACTTAGTGCTTGGAAATGGAGGAAGATGACTTGCTGCCCCCCGTCGTGGTAGCCATAGCCGGCGACCAGAAATCAGCTCCATTGCTGCTCGTCACGAGCTCCGCGCAAGAGACCGGCACCAGGCACAAGCCCCAGCTTCTTAGATCATCGATCCttcttgcttcttcctcctccgccTGCAACGCCAAAGGAGTGAACACTGAAGAAGAAGGATTCACGCAGGGAAAGCCTAAAAGTTTCTGTTTTAATCAAGGTTTACTGCAATTTCTTCCACGAACTGCGAGTTCCTCAGGTACGGCGAGCTCAGAACCTGACAGAGAACAGATTTATTGATATATTAAAACTATAGGTGTCGAATTTGGGAGGTATAGCTATGAACCTGGACTTGGTCATGCAAGAAGCGGATGTAACCTAGGGCTTCGTGGAGAACACTGGCAGCATCAGACTGCAACAGAGAGACAGTACTGGGAGTAAACGATCAAGCCAATGTCGCCATGAAATTGATATAATCACGGTTAACAATCACCTTGCCAAAGGGAGAAACCAGCTGCTGCAATGCCGTAATTCGATCTCCCaacttttccttcctcctctgcgATTCACAGATTTGTTTAATAATGGACGTAGCCAAAATGCGCATATATATGAAAGGGACCTTGGTGCCGCCATGGAAGCTGCTGGTAGCTGAAGCAGGGCACTCTGTTTTCGGCGTCATAATGGAGGTTGATAATCTCTTTCCGGCAATCTTCTGATAGCAAAGCGATAGATAAATACAGAAAACCAAATTGCGGTTGGAATGAAGGTTAACTCAGTCAAGAAAGAACCTTTGAATTCTCAGAAACTTTGctgttttctttttctctttcttcttcctgttTCCCACTGAAACAGACCGTCGAAGAAGAAGCAGAGCCGTCGAAGAGCAAGATGCTTTTCCCCGAAGTAAGCAGCTCCATGAAGCCCAACCCTCCGCCGCCTCCTCCGTCTTCTTCCATCTCGGAGCGGAGGAACCTTCTCTCTCGTTCTTGCAGAATCTGGCAGATCTCGTATTTATGGCATTGCTCTCTGCATCTTGTTTGGCCTCGCTATGGGCGTCGATGGGAAGGCGGAGGGAGGAGATGTGAGTGGCCGACTGCCCGTTGGGTTCGGATTCGGATCCCTGCGCTTGCTTCGGGCTGCGCGCAAGTCGCATTCGGTCAACGCCCGCCACCCGAAACCCGATAGATCAGAATCTGTGCCTATCTGCGCCGCTTCGGAAGTACCAGCTTCAAGATTCGCTTCatttaacatcattttttagtcgtgtttttctttttgtttttttcctttttatttttagaattagaTACTTTTTTATATTTTACAAGTATACTATTCTATATTATTATCTCTTATCATATCCTACCTATCGATATTGATATTATACTATACTTATATAAGTATTTATCTCAATAAATCTTACAGTAAATTTTTAACGGATATATCTTACCATGACGGATTCAGGTGCGATTGTCCAGCTCTTTTCATCTTCTCTGCTCAAATTCAGGTACGTTTTCACACACAGtgtcaatttgatcctgtccgagagtcgagtcgaTGGACGCTTGGGACATGACGCTCTATCCTGTCTTTGGATAAACTCCCAGATGGCGTGTACCTCTGGCGAACTTGCAGCAAAGCCGAGCCGGGAATGGGttctcggcgacgaccctccgacgctcaagtcaggcaacggggAGAAGAAGCGGAAGCAAAATAAcgagactgtagctacagtgaagaatatcgcatacctccgtcgaagtctaggggtccttatataggaccccggggaggtgaATGCACGCGCGCCAAGGCGTGCATGCTTCCCCAAGCATACCTCAAGATGGGCGTGTCGGAAAAGTACGTCTGACGCCATACCACAAtcgcccgagcatatctctgacatgacagtggaaacttccaccgtacgatcttctgtccggTCTAGCCGTCGatcatgctgtttgtcggcggcgcatgtctcgagaaggatatcgccaGCTGTCCATTTTGTCCTCTTCCGTCTCTTGTCCGTTACTAGGTCGAGCGGGAGAGTCGATCGGTCACATACTCGGACGGGCATGCAGCCTTAGTTGGCCAGTAGCTCGGCCGAGCGAGCATGCCGCTCGGCGCATCGACCCTTTTATACGAGAACCCCTGAGCATCGGAAACTCGACCTGCGATCGAGCTGTCTTCGCGCCGGCCTGGGCGCTATCACGGTCGATCGAC
Coding sequences:
- the LOC122045175 gene encoding transcription factor bHLH114-like isoform X4, with the protein product MEEDGGGGGGLGFMELLTSGKSILLFDGSASSSTVCFSGKQEEEREKENSKVSENSKIAGKRLSTSIMTPKTECPASATSSFHGGTKRRKEKLGDRITALQQLVSPFGKVIVNRDYINFMATLA
- the LOC122045175 gene encoding transcription factor bHLH103-like isoform X3 — protein: MEEDGGGGGGLGFMELLTSGKSILLFDGSASSSTVCFSGKQEEEREKENSKVSENSKKIAGKRLSTSIMTPKTECPASATSSFHGGTKRRKEKLGDRITALQQLVSPFGKVIVNRDYINFMATLA
- the LOC122045171 gene encoding calcium-transporting ATPase 10, plasma membrane-type-like, which encodes MENYLNENFGGVKAKNSEEEALRRWRKLCSVVKNPKRRFRFTANLSKRSEAEAMKKTNQEKLRIAVLVSKAALQFIHGIALRSEYVVPEEVSAAGFQICANELGSIVEGHDVKKLKMHGGVEGIINKLNASTTDGLSTTGNKLKKRQEIYGVNKFTESAVRSFWVFVWEALQDTTLIILAVCAFVSLIVGIAMEGWPKGAHDGLGIVASILLVVFVTAISDYRQSLQFKDLDKEKKKISIQVTRDGFRQKISIYDLVPGDIVHLSIGDQVPTDGLFISGYSLLINESSLTGESEPVSVNAAYPFLLSGTKVQDGSCKMLVTTVGMRTQWGKLLATLSEGGDDETPLQVKLNGVATIIGKIGLFFAVITFAVLAQRLVARKYQEDLLSSWSGDDALEMLEFFAIAVTIVVVAVPEGLPLAVTLSLAFAMKKMMNDKALVRHLAACETMGSATTICSDKTGTLTTNHMTVVKACICRNVVEVSSEKDGNVSSHIADVVRKTLLQSIFNNTGGEVVTNQEGKLEILGTPTEAALLEFGLSLGGDFHAQRQETKLVKVEPFNSTKKRMGVVLQLPEAGYRAHCKGASEIILSACNSYVDSAGNVVPLDDDAINHLKSTIDSFAREALRTLCLAYKELGDNFSAKEQMPLEEYTCIGIIGIKDPIRPGVKESVATCRAAGIIVRMVTGDNINTAKAIARECGILTDDGIAIEGPEFREKNLEELNELIPKIQVMARSSPMDKHTLVKHLRTLFHEVVAVTGDGTNDAPALHEADIGLAMGIAGTEVAKESADIIILDDNFSTIVTVAKWGRSIYVNIQKFVQFQLTVNVVALIVNFSSACWSGSAPLTAVQLLWVNMIMDTLGALALATEPPNDDLMRRTPVGRTGKFITNTMWRNILGQSIYQFIIMWCLQTQGKELFRLSGPDADLTLNTITFNSFVFCQVFNEISSREMEKINVFKGILQNYVFLCVLMSTIIFQFVIVQFLGDFANTTPLTAAQWLVTVFIGSVGMPIAALFKLLPARSC
- the LOC122045175 gene encoding uncharacterized protein LOC122045175 isoform X1; translated protein: MEEDGGGGGGLGFMELLTSGKSILLFDGSASSSTVCFSGKQEEEREKENSKVSENSKKIAGKRLSTSIMTPKTECPASATSSFHGGTKVPFIYMRILATSIIKQICESQRRKEKLGDRITALQQLVSPFGKVIVNRDYINFMATLA
- the LOC122045175 gene encoding uncharacterized protein LOC122045175 isoform X2 codes for the protein MEEDGGGGGGLGFMELLTSGKSILLFDGSASSSTVCFSGKQEEEREKENSKVSENSKIAGKRLSTSIMTPKTECPASATSSFHGGTKVPFIYMRILATSIIKQICESQRRKEKLGDRITALQQLVSPFGKVIVNRDYINFMATLA